Proteins found in one Oscillatoria sp. FACHB-1407 genomic segment:
- a CDS encoding SCP-2 sterol transfer family protein, which translates to MADLFSPDWMQTFGEQWNAEPELADALAKIHFNSVIGYGFENEPNPTGVLTVQDGRVIAAGAYDGQSLNWDLRADRDHWQQWRTKGLNMMGLGMAYMSRKLQFRVGDYASMIKDPRMAGPFIKSFAVMSRV; encoded by the coding sequence ATGGCAGATTTATTTTCACCGGACTGGATGCAAACATTTGGTGAGCAATGGAATGCAGAACCAGAGCTTGCTGATGCTCTTGCCAAAATTCATTTCAATTCAGTCATTGGTTATGGTTTTGAGAACGAACCCAATCCAACAGGAGTTTTGACTGTACAAGATGGAAGGGTCATTGCTGCGGGAGCCTACGACGGACAGTCGTTGAATTGGGATTTACGTGCCGATCGCGACCATTGGCAACAGTGGAGAACCAAAGGGCTGAACATGATGGGATTGGGCATGGCATACATGAGTCGCAAGTTGCAATTCCGTGTGGGAGATTACGCCTCCATGATTAAAGATCCACGCATGGCAGGTCCCTTCATCAAATCATTTGCTGTTATGAGTCGAGTTTGA
- a CDS encoding rhodanese-like domain-containing protein, which translates to MKSTKKQTGNPILLTPAQLKSRQNQLLVVDVRGWFEYWMGHIPGAQRMNQNRILKDIPKNKLIVVTCLSGHRSAIAAHWLVTQGYQHVYNLQGGLMAWQGAGYSVRRGNQP; encoded by the coding sequence ATGAAATCCACTAAGAAACAAACTGGAAATCCGATTTTACTCACTCCTGCTCAACTTAAATCGAGACAAAATCAACTTTTAGTCGTTGATGTCAGAGGTTGGTTTGAATACTGGATGGGACACATTCCGGGAGCACAGCGGATGAATCAAAATCGCATTCTGAAAGATATTCCAAAAAACAAGCTAATTGTTGTCACTTGCCTGTCAGGTCATCGCAGTGCGATCGCTGCACACTGGTTAGTTACCCAAGGCTATCAACACGTCTATAACCTGCAAGGGGGATTAATGGCATGGCAAGGAGCAGGTTACTCTGTGCGGCGCGGCAATCAACCTTGA
- a CDS encoding efflux RND transporter periplasmic adaptor subunit has product MTYSISDESLDESHDETMDGAVEQKQPSAPRLSQKRWGLLLGGTLLLAGGAWSVLQFSHSTHAPETTLAPAITVETLTIRARPIANTLQLSGTIRPVEQATLSTRVMGRITQLSLEAGDRFQKGDVLARIDVMDMAAQTSQAEAGVAQAQAEVARSQATLNQLESQRLEAQAALRLAQINQSRMAQLQAEGAVSQSRLDEANTALDEARARVAQSEAGIRQAQAAIAQSRAAVNRAESGVTSASASESYGTVIAPFDGVVVQKLAYEGEMTSPGTALLRVENPDRLQLEISVPEENLRFVQVGQSVQVRIDAVNQTLNARIEQIVPTADPNSRSFLVKIPLNNSDRLISGMFGRIALPLGEQQETILIPTSALIQRGQLQGVYVVNTNDTQATAVLRWVKSGQQRDGEIEIVSGLMEGDRIITNHINQLSDGQPVSPQS; this is encoded by the coding sequence ATGACTTACAGCATCTCAGATGAATCGCTGGATGAATCGCACGATGAAACAATGGATGGAGCAGTTGAGCAAAAACAACCTTCTGCGCCGAGGCTGTCTCAGAAAAGGTGGGGACTGTTACTAGGCGGTACATTATTGCTGGCGGGAGGTGCTTGGAGTGTTTTGCAATTTAGCCATTCAACCCACGCACCAGAAACCACCTTAGCTCCTGCTATCACCGTTGAAACATTAACCATTCGTGCTCGACCAATCGCCAATACCCTGCAACTTTCCGGCACCATTCGTCCAGTTGAGCAGGCAACCTTGTCAACACGAGTCATGGGACGAATTACCCAATTATCTCTAGAGGCAGGCGATCGCTTTCAGAAGGGGGACGTTCTCGCCCGTATTGACGTAATGGATATGGCTGCTCAAACCAGTCAGGCGGAAGCAGGTGTAGCCCAGGCACAGGCAGAAGTTGCTCGTTCTCAAGCAACGCTCAATCAGCTAGAATCACAGCGGTTGGAAGCACAAGCCGCCCTGCGATTGGCACAAATTAATCAATCTCGCATGGCGCAACTGCAAGCAGAAGGAGCCGTTTCCCAATCGCGGTTGGATGAAGCAAACACGGCTCTGGATGAAGCAAGGGCACGAGTTGCCCAGAGTGAAGCCGGAATTCGACAGGCACAGGCAGCGATCGCCCAATCCCGTGCAGCAGTTAACCGAGCAGAATCCGGTGTGACTTCAGCATCCGCCAGTGAAAGCTATGGAACTGTGATTGCGCCCTTTGATGGTGTGGTTGTCCAAAAACTCGCCTATGAGGGCGAGATGACATCTCCTGGAACAGCCCTTTTGAGAGTTGAGAATCCTGATCGGCTTCAGCTAGAGATTTCTGTACCAGAGGAAAACCTGCGCTTTGTACAGGTTGGGCAATCCGTTCAGGTCAGAATTGATGCTGTGAATCAAACCCTCAATGCCAGGATTGAACAAATTGTTCCAACCGCCGATCCCAACTCTCGCAGTTTTCTGGTGAAAATTCCGTTGAACAATTCTGACAGACTAATTTCTGGGATGTTTGGACGCATTGCCTTACCGCTTGGTGAGCAACAGGAGACGATTCTTATTCCCACAAGTGCCCTCATTCAACGGGGTCAATTACAAGGGGTATATGTGGTGAATACAAATGATACCCAAGCCACTGCTGTTCTGCGTTGGGTGAAAAGTGGACAACAACGAGACGGAGAGATTGAGATTGTATCTGGGTTGATGGAGGGCGATCGCATCATTACCAACCACATCAATCAACTCAGCGATGGACAACCTGTTAGCCCGCAATCTTAG
- a CDS encoding efflux RND transporter permease subunit translates to MNNGSQQIDQNLTKVHRLGFVGNLAKQFIDSKLTPLIILVALLLGIGATLILPREEEPQITVPMADVFVQMPGASAKDVEQRVTAPMEKLIKELPGVEYVYSTSRSGSSLVIVRFLVGQNTEDSIVQLYNKLYANFDKIPPGASQPLIKSRSIDDVPILTLTLWGEQSTGAELRQIAAQLDEQIKQVPDVSETTIIGGQKRQLRVDLDPVRLNAFGLTPLEISQALQSQNAELASGTLNQNNQSFLVRTRSFIRSAEDAKGLVVAVANGQPVYLRDVATVTDGSEEPASYVFFGQGKQTETHQRQPEQSTGETEAVTIAIAKQSGANAIQVSHRVLHKLDQIKRNYIPSNVHLTVTRDYGETAAERSNELLFHMLIAVGSVTLLMWFVMGKKEAIVVAVSIPVTLSLTLASFVFYDFTLNRVTFFALIFSIGILVDDAIVVVENVGRHLQLPENKTRLQLSPNRRRTLQQIVLEAVDEVGNPTILATLAVIAAILPMAFVGGLMGPYMLPIPLGASAAMIFSALVAFIVVPWTTMRIFSGSSHSHAHDHGEDALTRLYRRFMYPLVHYPHRGTTFLVATVLALVFMVGGLAGFKLVILKMLPFDNKSELQVVVNMPEGTTLEQTARVTREMGAYLATVPEVVNYQSYVGTASPYNFNGLVRHYFLRSGANVADIQVNFLPKGERKRQSHEIAKAIRPQLKEIGDRYAARIQVAEIPPGPPVLQTLVTEIYGPDYQGQIDLATQIRQLYQSTDGVVDVDWYVEAPQIDYRLVIDREKAALNGISPAQISEVLQMALSGQNVGLLHDENAREDVAIHLRFSQSHRTGLEDLKSLNLKGTNGSLVPLSTLVKTETTTADTSIYHKNLQPVVYVLGDVSGRVESAVYAMLNLQPQIDKLVPQAGTKIQTYLTQQPPTNETYAMKWDGEWQVTYEVFRDLGIAFAVVLVLIYALVVGWFQSFTTPLVIMAAIPFSLIGIMPAHWLMGSFFTATSMIGFIAGAGIVVRNSIILVDFIELRLKEGMPLEEAVIDAGAVRFRPMLLTAAAVVVGSAIILTDPIFKGLAISLMAGEVASLLLSRSAVPILYYKLWRNRKGNEKNLEIEVSQSITNMTRDGMTG, encoded by the coding sequence ATGAATAATGGCTCACAACAGATTGACCAAAATCTGACGAAAGTACACAGGTTGGGTTTTGTCGGCAATCTTGCAAAACAATTTATCGACTCTAAACTCACTCCCCTGATCATTCTGGTGGCACTACTATTAGGGATTGGCGCAACCTTAATTTTGCCACGCGAAGAAGAACCACAAATTACAGTGCCAATGGCAGATGTATTCGTGCAAATGCCAGGAGCCTCTGCAAAAGATGTAGAACAGCGAGTCACTGCGCCAATGGAGAAGTTGATTAAGGAACTCCCTGGGGTGGAATACGTTTACTCGACTTCGCGCTCCGGTTCATCCCTGGTCATTGTCCGATTTCTGGTAGGACAAAACACCGAAGATTCGATTGTCCAACTTTACAATAAACTCTACGCAAACTTTGACAAGATTCCACCAGGAGCATCACAACCTCTCATCAAATCGCGTTCTATTGATGATGTTCCAATTCTGACGCTGACATTGTGGGGAGAACAAAGTACGGGAGCAGAGTTACGGCAAATTGCAGCGCAATTAGATGAACAGATTAAACAAGTTCCTGACGTTTCAGAGACAACCATTATCGGTGGACAAAAACGACAACTGCGCGTCGATCTTGATCCAGTCCGATTGAATGCCTTTGGATTAACACCGCTAGAAATATCACAGGCATTACAATCTCAAAATGCTGAGCTTGCCAGCGGTACCTTAAACCAAAATAACCAATCCTTCTTAGTCAGAACTCGAAGTTTTATTCGATCGGCGGAAGATGCGAAAGGATTAGTCGTTGCAGTTGCGAATGGGCAGCCAGTCTACCTACGGGATGTCGCAACCGTCACAGATGGCTCAGAAGAACCTGCGAGTTATGTGTTTTTTGGGCAGGGAAAACAAACCGAAACTCATCAGAGGCAACCAGAACAGTCTACTGGAGAAACCGAAGCAGTAACCATTGCGATCGCCAAACAATCTGGTGCAAATGCGATTCAAGTCTCTCATCGAGTTCTTCACAAGCTGGATCAAATTAAGCGAAACTACATTCCCAGTAATGTTCATTTAACGGTCACTCGTGACTACGGAGAGACTGCCGCAGAGCGGTCAAACGAACTGTTATTCCATATGCTAATTGCAGTCGGTTCGGTGACACTTTTGATGTGGTTTGTCATGGGCAAAAAAGAGGCAATCGTGGTGGCAGTATCGATTCCCGTTACCTTGTCACTGACCCTTGCCAGTTTTGTCTTTTATGACTTCACGTTGAATCGAGTCACCTTCTTTGCGCTGATCTTCTCCATTGGGATTCTGGTGGATGATGCGATCGTCGTTGTCGAAAATGTGGGTCGCCATCTGCAATTACCCGAAAATAAAACGCGCTTGCAACTGTCTCCCAATCGTCGGCGCACGTTGCAACAAATTGTGCTAGAAGCGGTGGATGAAGTCGGCAATCCTACCATTCTGGCAACCTTAGCAGTGATTGCAGCCATTCTACCGATGGCGTTTGTCGGTGGTTTGATGGGACCCTACATGCTCCCCATTCCACTGGGTGCCTCTGCTGCCATGATTTTCTCAGCACTGGTAGCATTCATTGTCGTTCCCTGGACAACGATGCGGATCTTTAGTGGGTCGAGTCACTCCCATGCCCACGATCATGGAGAAGACGCTCTAACTCGCCTATATCGTCGGTTTATGTACCCATTGGTGCATTACCCACATCGAGGAACTACATTCCTGGTTGCAACAGTACTGGCTTTGGTATTCATGGTGGGCGGACTGGCAGGCTTTAAGCTGGTGATTCTCAAGATGCTGCCCTTTGACAATAAGAGCGAATTACAGGTTGTGGTGAATATGCCAGAAGGCACAACGCTGGAACAAACGGCTAGAGTAACGCGAGAAATGGGAGCATATTTGGCAACAGTTCCCGAAGTGGTCAACTATCAAAGTTATGTTGGGACTGCATCCCCCTATAACTTCAATGGTTTAGTACGACATTACTTTTTGCGATCGGGTGCGAATGTTGCTGATATCCAGGTGAACTTTTTGCCGAAGGGAGAACGCAAACGCCAGAGCCACGAGATTGCTAAAGCGATTCGTCCGCAGCTGAAAGAAATTGGCGATCGCTACGCTGCCCGGATTCAAGTGGCTGAAATTCCCCCTGGTCCTCCAGTACTGCAAACGCTGGTAACTGAAATCTACGGACCCGATTATCAAGGACAGATTGACCTCGCCACCCAAATTCGGCAATTATATCAATCCACCGATGGGGTTGTAGATGTGGACTGGTATGTGGAAGCACCGCAGATTGACTATCGATTGGTGATCGATCGCGAAAAGGCAGCACTAAATGGCATCAGTCCGGCTCAAATTTCTGAAGTGTTACAAATGGCATTGTCCGGTCAAAACGTTGGGCTACTGCATGACGAAAATGCCCGTGAGGATGTCGCCATCCATTTACGCTTTAGCCAATCTCATCGCACTGGTTTAGAGGATCTCAAATCTCTCAATCTCAAGGGTACAAATGGCAGTCTAGTTCCTCTGAGTACTCTAGTGAAAACAGAAACAACTACGGCGGATACCAGCATTTATCACAAAAATCTACAGCCTGTTGTTTACGTCCTGGGGGATGTGTCAGGCAGAGTTGAGAGTGCCGTCTATGCCATGCTCAATTTACAACCTCAGATCGATAAACTGGTTCCGCAAGCTGGCACCAAAATCCAGACCTACTTGACCCAACAACCACCAACTAATGAAACCTATGCCATGAAGTGGGATGGCGAATGGCAAGTGACCTATGAAGTCTTCCGCGATCTGGGGATTGCCTTTGCGGTGGTGCTGGTGCTGATTTATGCGCTGGTGGTGGGCTGGTTCCAGTCGTTTACAACTCCACTCGTGATCATGGCAGCGATTCCATTCTCACTGATCGGCATTATGCCTGCTCACTGGCTGATGGGGTCGTTCTTCACCGCAACCTCAATGATTGGGTTTATTGCCGGAGCCGGAATTGTCGTGCGAAATTCGATTATTCTGGTGGATTTCATTGAGTTGCGTCTGAAAGAAGGGATGCCGTTAGAAGAAGCCGTCATTGATGCGGGAGCGGTACGGTTTCGTCCAATGTTATTAACGGCTGCGGCTGTGGTTGTAGGCTCGGCAATTATTCTAACTGACCCCATCTTTAAGGGGTTAGCGATCTCGCTGATGGCAGGGGAAGTTGCCTCGTTATTGCTGTCGCGATCGGCAGTTCCAATTCTGTATTACAAACTCTGGCGTAATCGAAAAGGAAATGAAAAAAACTTGGAAATTGAAGTGAGTCAATCTATCACCAACATGACACGTGATGGAATGACAGGATAA
- a CDS encoding DsbA family oxidoreductase has translation MEPIRISYFSDVLCVWAYIAQIRLDELNTNFQDKIAIDYHFVSVFGNAREKLENRWRDQGGFKGYSDHVHDVVQKFNHITVHPDIWTDMIPPSSMSCHLFLHAIQLLEIKGIVPKSEKMFEKATWTCRERFFKDLADISDRTVQFEIAEALGLPIAAIQAQIDSGEAYAQLSKDFDLVKEHTVSVSPTLIFNEGRQRLNGNVGYRVIEANIRELLNNPSDEQSWC, from the coding sequence ATGGAACCTATTCGCATCTCCTATTTCTCCGATGTGCTCTGTGTTTGGGCTTACATTGCTCAGATTCGCCTGGATGAGTTGAACACAAACTTTCAAGACAAGATTGCGATCGATTATCACTTTGTCTCGGTCTTTGGGAATGCTCGTGAAAAGTTAGAGAACCGCTGGCGCGATCAAGGTGGCTTCAAGGGCTATAGTGACCATGTTCACGACGTTGTGCAGAAGTTCAATCACATCACCGTCCATCCTGATATCTGGACTGATATGATTCCTCCCTCTTCCATGTCCTGCCATCTATTTCTCCATGCCATCCAGTTGCTAGAAATTAAGGGCATTGTTCCGAAATCAGAAAAGATGTTTGAAAAGGCAACCTGGACATGTCGTGAGCGATTTTTCAAAGACCTGGCTGATATTAGCGATCGCACTGTCCAATTTGAAATTGCGGAAGCTTTAGGACTACCGATCGCGGCGATTCAAGCGCAGATCGATAGCGGTGAAGCCTACGCTCAACTGTCCAAAGATTTTGATCTAGTAAAGGAACATACAGTATCCGTCAGTCCAACTCTAATTTTTAATGAAGGGCGACAAAGACTCAATGGGAATGTCGGCTATCGAGTGATTGAAGCCAATATTCGAGAATTGCTAAATAACCCATCCGATGAGCAATCCTGGTGTTAG
- a CDS encoding cation transporter, translated as MADCGCEMKARNAAERKTLRLLLAVNAMMFVLEMITGLLAHSTALLADSLDMLADATVYGISLAAVGGTKGSKIRAALMSGVFQITLAVLVLVDVVRRFVWGSDPEPFWMMGIGAIAFLANVCCLFLISKHRQGDVHMRASWIFSRNDVIANLGVIVAGVLVLLFHSRLPDLIMGLLITGLVLRGGIDIIRDAKAEQHV; from the coding sequence ATGGCGGACTGCGGGTGTGAAATGAAAGCCAGGAATGCTGCCGAGCGTAAAACGCTGCGCTTGCTGCTGGCAGTCAACGCCATGATGTTCGTGCTTGAGATGATCACTGGGCTACTGGCTCACTCAACCGCACTGCTGGCAGACTCCCTGGATATGCTGGCAGACGCGACTGTTTATGGTATTTCGCTAGCGGCGGTCGGCGGCACGAAAGGCAGTAAGATTCGGGCAGCCCTGATGAGCGGTGTATTTCAGATCACGCTGGCAGTGCTGGTTCTGGTGGATGTCGTGCGACGATTTGTTTGGGGGAGCGATCCAGAGCCTTTCTGGATGATGGGAATTGGGGCGATCGCGTTTTTGGCAAATGTGTGTTGTTTATTCTTGATCTCCAAACATCGTCAAGGCGACGTTCATATGCGGGCAAGCTGGATCTTCTCCAGAAATGATGTCATCGCTAATCTGGGAGTTATTGTGGCTGGAGTGCTGGTACTCCTATTTCACTCCCGTTTGCCCGACCTGATCATGGGTCTGCTGATTACTGGATTAGTATTACGAGGTGGCATCGATATTATTCGAGATGCTAAAGCAGAACAACACGTCTAA
- a CDS encoding SAM-dependent methyltransferase produces the protein MWDERYSQAEYVYGKNPNDFLVSVIQQIPKGRVLCLADGEGRNGVYLAQQGCQVTAVDGSSVGLEKAQKLAAERSVEIETIVADLAEFSIQPNSWDAIVSIFCHLPPTVRAHVHRQVVSGLRSGGVFVLEAYTPRQLQFKTGGPPTAELTMELTALQQELDGLEFKHAVELEREIQEGLFHQGHSSVVQVVAVKP, from the coding sequence ATGTGGGACGAACGATACAGCCAAGCTGAATATGTATACGGTAAGAACCCCAATGATTTTCTGGTGAGCGTTATTCAGCAGATTCCTAAAGGGCGGGTTCTTTGTCTGGCAGACGGAGAAGGCAGAAATGGGGTATATCTGGCACAGCAAGGATGCCAGGTGACGGCAGTTGATGGTTCTTCTGTCGGATTGGAGAAAGCTCAAAAATTGGCAGCAGAGCGTTCTGTAGAGATAGAAACGATTGTCGCAGATCTGGCTGAATTTTCCATTCAACCGAATTCCTGGGATGCGATCGTCTCGATCTTCTGTCATCTCCCCCCAACGGTTCGCGCTCATGTTCATCGGCAGGTGGTTTCTGGATTGCGATCGGGCGGAGTATTTGTGTTGGAGGCATACACACCCCGTCAACTCCAATTCAAAACGGGAGGACCACCCACTGCTGAGTTGACGATGGAATTAACCGCCCTCCAGCAAGAATTAGATGGATTGGAGTTTAAGCACGCTGTTGAATTGGAGCGAGAAATCCAGGAAGGTCTATTTCATCAAGGACACAGTTCGGTTGTGCAAGTTGTTGCTGTTAAACCCTAA
- a CDS encoding NUDIX domain-containing protein — protein sequence MQPNVEQAWQVRDRFLELHSRWMTLVGEHLQDQQGEVLEYWRIEKADSAIVLPIQNDQFLLPPPSYRPGVGQVTLDFPGGRVPETQTPEQAAIAILKRELGIEATSVTQLLPLNNEGWAVNSSFSNQNLYGFVAHLDNVENTKQYSEQGVITYPVTSSGVQDLLQRLTCLQCRAVLLEWWLTCR from the coding sequence ATGCAACCCAATGTAGAACAAGCCTGGCAGGTGCGCGATCGCTTTCTAGAACTACATTCGCGCTGGATGACGCTAGTCGGAGAGCATTTACAAGACCAACAGGGAGAAGTTCTGGAATACTGGCGAATTGAAAAGGCAGATTCGGCTATTGTTTTGCCGATTCAAAATGATCAATTTCTGCTCCCACCTCCAAGCTATCGTCCCGGTGTCGGACAGGTGACATTAGATTTTCCCGGTGGTCGAGTACCAGAAACACAAACGCCTGAACAGGCAGCGATCGCAATACTAAAACGAGAGTTAGGAATTGAAGCAACCTCAGTTACTCAGTTGCTTCCGCTGAATAATGAAGGTTGGGCAGTCAATAGTTCCTTCTCTAATCAAAATCTTTATGGTTTTGTGGCTCACCTGGACAACGTTGAGAATACAAAGCAATATTCTGAACAAGGTGTTATCACCTATCCTGTTACTTCATCAGGCGTTCAAGATTTACTACAAAGGCTCACCTGTTTACAGTGTCGTGCTGTATTGCTGGAATGGTGGCTAACTTGTAGATAA
- the psbA gene encoding photosystem II q(b) protein → MTSILERRSGGNIWERFCNWITSTENRLYIGWFGVLLIPTALVAAIVFIIAFIAAPPVDIDGIREPVSGSLLYGNNLMTATVVPTSNAIGLHFYPIWEAASMDEWLYNGGPYQMIILHFLIAVYAYMGRQWELSYRLGMRPWIPVAFSAPASAATAVLLIYPIGQGSFSDGLMLGVSGTFNFMIVFTAEHNVLMHPFHMLGVIGVFGGALFSAMHGSLVTSSLVRETTEGESQNYGYKFGQEEETYNIVAAHGYFGRLIFQYASFNNSRSLHFFLAAWPVIGIWFASLGISTMSFNLNGFNFNESILDSQGKAIPTWADFLNRANLGIEVMHERNAHNFPLDLASGEAQPIALVAPRITG, encoded by the coding sequence ATGACTTCAATTCTAGAACGCCGCTCTGGCGGTAATATTTGGGAGCGATTCTGTAACTGGATCACCAGCACTGAGAATCGACTCTATATCGGTTGGTTTGGAGTATTGCTGATCCCAACTGCCCTGGTCGCTGCGATCGTCTTTATCATCGCGTTTATCGCTGCACCTCCCGTCGATATTGACGGTATCCGTGAACCTGTTAGCGGTTCTTTGCTCTATGGCAACAATTTGATGACAGCAACCGTTGTTCCAACTTCCAATGCAATTGGATTGCATTTTTACCCCATCTGGGAAGCTGCCAGCATGGATGAGTGGCTTTACAACGGTGGACCTTACCAGATGATCATTCTTCACTTCCTGATTGCGGTCTACGCTTACATGGGTCGTCAATGGGAATTGAGCTATCGGTTGGGAATGCGTCCCTGGATTCCAGTGGCGTTTTCGGCTCCGGCTTCTGCGGCAACGGCTGTTCTATTAATCTATCCAATCGGACAGGGTAGTTTCTCGGATGGTTTGATGCTGGGCGTTTCCGGCACATTCAACTTCATGATCGTGTTCACAGCTGAACATAACGTGCTGATGCATCCGTTTCACATGCTGGGGGTAATCGGTGTATTTGGTGGTGCTTTGTTTTCTGCCATGCACGGCTCTCTGGTGACATCCTCGCTTGTCCGCGAAACAACTGAGGGTGAGTCTCAAAACTACGGTTACAAGTTCGGTCAAGAGGAAGAGACTTACAACATCGTGGCGGCTCACGGTTACTTTGGTCGGTTGATCTTCCAATATGCTTCTTTCAATAACTCGCGATCGCTCCATTTCTTTTTAGCAGCATGGCCTGTGATTGGTATTTGGTTTGCATCGCTGGGTATCAGCACGATGTCATTTAACCTCAATGGATTCAACTTTAATGAATCTATTCTGGATAGTCAGGGTAAGGCAATTCCTACCTGGGCAGATTTCCTGAACCGTGCCAATTTAGGGATTGAAGTCATGCATGAGCGGAATGCTCACAACTTCCCGCTAGACTTAGCTTCTGGTGAAGCGCAGCCAATTGCTTTGGTAGCACCAAGAATCACTGGCTAG
- a CDS encoding permease produces the protein MLDLFYPFDWLATQIVTQGLHLSLESRLGASLHFFLYDVPKVLTLLLSISFIVGTVQSFLQPEHVRHWLNGKRTVLGNTLAALVGVVTPFCSCSAVPLFIGFLEAGVPLGVTFSYLIAAPMVNEVAVVLLLGLFGLKVTLLYIGFGVGLAIASGYILGLLQLEKWVEPFVWELQKLHQYPVNDGDDLQTTLTWKQRLQQGQFQSTEIFKSVWLYVVLGIAIGAVIHGYVPTALITQLAGAENPFVVPLAVAIGIPLYANVAGVLPITEALVNKGMPLGTVLAFTMAVTALSLPEMVILRKVLRPQLLSVFITLVTLGIISIGYLFNALLH, from the coding sequence ATGCTTGATCTCTTCTACCCTTTTGACTGGCTAGCAACTCAAATTGTCACTCAAGGATTGCACCTTTCATTAGAATCTCGATTAGGAGCTAGCCTCCATTTCTTCCTCTATGACGTACCTAAAGTTTTAACCTTACTGCTGTCGATTAGTTTTATCGTCGGTACGGTGCAAAGCTTTTTACAACCAGAGCATGTTCGACATTGGTTAAACGGAAAACGAACGGTTTTGGGAAATACATTAGCAGCACTGGTGGGTGTGGTGACACCCTTTTGTTCTTGTTCTGCCGTACCGTTGTTTATCGGCTTTTTAGAAGCAGGTGTGCCGTTAGGAGTCACATTTTCCTATTTGATTGCGGCACCAATGGTGAACGAAGTAGCCGTAGTGTTGCTCTTGGGATTGTTTGGACTCAAGGTGACGCTGCTTTATATCGGGTTTGGAGTCGGACTGGCGATCGCCAGTGGCTACATTCTGGGATTACTGCAATTAGAGAAATGGGTAGAGCCATTTGTGTGGGAATTGCAGAAGCTTCATCAATATCCAGTGAATGATGGTGATGATCTACAAACGACGCTCACCTGGAAACAACGATTACAACAGGGACAATTCCAATCCACTGAAATCTTTAAATCTGTTTGGCTCTATGTCGTGCTTGGTATTGCGATCGGTGCTGTCATTCATGGATATGTTCCCACAGCATTAATCACTCAATTGGCAGGGGCAGAAAATCCGTTTGTAGTGCCGTTAGCAGTCGCGATCGGTATTCCACTCTATGCCAACGTTGCTGGAGTCTTGCCAATTACCGAAGCGTTGGTGAACAAAGGAATGCCACTCGGAACGGTGTTGGCATTCACAATGGCAGTAACAGCACTTTCATTGCCAGAAATGGTGATTTTGCGAAAGGTGCTCCGTCCTCAACTATTGAGTGTATTTATTACGTTAGTGACTCTCGGCATTATTAGCATTGGCTATCTCTTCAATGCCTTGCTTCACTGA
- a CDS encoding thioredoxin family protein, with translation MTTFKIEVLGSGCKKCQQLEANAKTAIATLGIEAEISHITDVVEIAKRGVMSTPALVVNNKVVSKGQVLSPEQIQPLLRE, from the coding sequence ATGACAACATTCAAAATTGAAGTGTTGGGTTCTGGTTGTAAGAAGTGCCAGCAGTTAGAGGCAAACGCAAAAACGGCGATCGCGACACTGGGCATTGAGGCTGAAATATCTCATATCACGGATGTGGTTGAAATTGCCAAACGGGGGGTGATGTCTACACCTGCGCTGGTCGTGAATAACAAGGTGGTGAGTAAAGGGCAAGTCCTATCACCTGAGCAGATTCAGCCTTTGTTGAGAGAGTAG
- a CDS encoding ArsR/SmtB family transcription factor, with protein sequence MTLPPSALAQVADYFKVLSELSRLQVLCSLKSGSKNVTEIMEETGLGQANVSKHLKILAQAGIVSRTPQGVSVYYEIAEPFIFDLCELVGDRLSIRLEEQSQQLKQLEGLRKPATVETRRKNSRVKTNVG encoded by the coding sequence ATGACATTGCCACCTTCTGCCCTGGCTCAAGTTGCTGATTATTTCAAAGTGCTATCTGAACTCAGTCGTTTGCAGGTGTTGTGTTCCCTCAAATCAGGCTCGAAGAATGTAACGGAGATTATGGAGGAGACGGGATTAGGACAAGCGAATGTCTCGAAGCATTTGAAGATTCTGGCTCAAGCAGGAATTGTCTCTCGCACACCTCAAGGAGTGAGTGTCTATTACGAGATTGCTGAACCGTTCATTTTTGATTTGTGTGAATTAGTGGGCGATCGCCTTTCAATTCGGTTGGAGGAGCAATCTCAACAACTAAAGCAACTGGAAGGACTGCGAAAGCCTGCAACTGTCGAGACACGGAGAAAAAATTCTAGAGTAAAAACCAACGTGGGATAG